A genomic window from Corallococcus exiguus includes:
- the lnt gene encoding apolipoprotein N-acyltransferase has protein sequence MTSVKGWAGALLGVAATTVLFEVFGQLRPGWVWLGVVAMAPWLAALDGVRSARGAVGLGVLLSVTFTAAVFGWFPGAIAAYSRAPVWLCWGVFLLIAPVLELQFITAAWVRWYARRRVAEVPRLAWVPPVLTALVYVGTEWFTPKLFAETLGHALYASETLRQGADLAGAPGLTLGLLLINECVVSIAQGLASQRGLRLRPVVLAVVLAVVGWGYGWVRLGQVRSAVHSAPSLVVGAVQANITNIEKLAAEQGTYEVVRNILDTHYAMSDALLRSGPLDLLVWPETVYPTTFGTPKSEDGGALDDEIRSWVAERGVPLVFGTYDLDGEREFNAAMFLGPSATGELAQSAYRKTMLFPLTEWVPDAVDTPSLRAMLPWTGRWKRGPGPRLVDFRLNGGRVLKVAPLICYEAVFPNYVAAEVRQGADLILTLSNDSWFSGTPAPRLHLMHAAFRSIETRTAQVRVTNSGISAFIDPAGTWTSELEDNQRAGTVMRVPTADRLSSLAGAWGDWLGPVALVLAVVLGVWIRRPV, from the coding sequence GTGACGTCCGTGAAGGGGTGGGCCGGGGCGCTCCTGGGCGTCGCGGCGACCACCGTGCTGTTCGAAGTGTTTGGACAGCTGCGACCCGGTTGGGTGTGGCTGGGCGTGGTGGCCATGGCACCGTGGCTCGCGGCCTTGGACGGGGTCCGTTCCGCTCGGGGGGCCGTGGGGCTGGGCGTGCTGCTGTCGGTGACGTTCACCGCGGCGGTGTTCGGCTGGTTCCCGGGCGCCATCGCGGCGTACTCACGTGCTCCGGTGTGGCTGTGCTGGGGCGTGTTCCTTCTCATCGCGCCTGTGTTGGAGCTCCAGTTCATCACCGCCGCCTGGGTTCGGTGGTACGCGCGCCGGCGGGTGGCGGAGGTGCCGCGCCTGGCGTGGGTGCCTCCCGTGCTCACTGCGCTCGTGTACGTGGGCACCGAGTGGTTCACGCCCAAGCTGTTCGCCGAGACGCTGGGCCACGCCCTCTATGCTTCGGAGACGCTGCGCCAGGGCGCGGACCTGGCTGGCGCTCCGGGGCTCACGCTGGGGCTGCTGCTCATCAACGAGTGTGTCGTTTCAATCGCGCAGGGACTGGCTTCTCAGCGGGGCTTGCGACTCAGGCCGGTGGTCCTGGCGGTTGTGCTGGCGGTGGTGGGGTGGGGTTACGGATGGGTGCGGCTGGGGCAGGTGCGCTCGGCGGTGCACTCGGCTCCGTCGCTGGTGGTGGGGGCGGTGCAGGCGAACATCACCAACATCGAGAAGCTGGCCGCGGAGCAGGGCACCTACGAGGTTGTTCGCAACATCCTGGATACGCATTACGCGATGTCGGATGCGCTGTTGCGCTCGGGGCCGCTGGACCTGCTGGTGTGGCCGGAGACGGTGTATCCGACGACGTTCGGCACGCCGAAGAGCGAGGACGGCGGCGCGCTCGATGATGAGATCCGCTCGTGGGTGGCGGAGCGCGGTGTTCCGCTGGTGTTCGGCACGTACGACCTGGACGGCGAACGCGAGTTCAATGCTGCCATGTTCTTGGGCCCCTCCGCGACGGGCGAGTTGGCTCAGTCCGCGTACCGGAAGACGATGCTCTTCCCCCTCACGGAGTGGGTTCCGGATGCGGTGGACACGCCTTCCCTGCGAGCAATGCTTCCTTGGACTGGTCGCTGGAAGCGCGGCCCTGGTCCCCGGTTGGTGGACTTCCGGTTGAACGGCGGCCGCGTGCTCAAGGTGGCTCCGCTCATCTGCTACGAGGCCGTCTTTCCCAATTACGTCGCGGCGGAGGTGCGTCAGGGGGCGGACCTGATTCTCACGCTGTCGAATGACTCGTGGTTCTCCGGCACTCCCGCGCCCCGGCTGCACCTGATGCACGCGGCGTTTCGGAGCATCGAGACGCGCACGGCGCAGGTTCGGGTGACCAATTCGGGCATCTCCGCGTTCATTGACCCCGCGGGGACGTGGACCTCCGAGCTCGAGGACAATCAGCGCGCTGGCACCGTGATGCGTGTGCCGACCGCGGATCGGCTGAGCTCGCTCGCGGGGGCCTGGGGCGACTGGTTGGGGCCCGTGGCGCTCGTGCTGGCCGTGGTGCTGGGGGTGTGGATTCGCCGGCCTGTGTGA
- a CDS encoding class I SAM-dependent methyltransferase → MLAPFYSACPVCNETGSRPVVAFQELSYGRCTGCGLIYKREQKPGLGEGYEEKYFKHNRAKYLSRWDHRVRKCLRQVLVCLEYAPHAKDLLDVGCSAGYVLEAAQRAGLKATGLDYSQFTVNLCRERGYTAEYGSLTQMPFPDASFDIITLKHTLEHVDQPMDGLREIQRVLRPGGVAFVIVPDAAYYKIIVMPRKGRSFRPDRRGWQHHVYFYEHNLADACARAGMQPVKAGKDILRRRLAKGLRAPYEYARFAFLWAWVQVCRLTHMRREIQVIAQKPNADAQLPAPHAEAA, encoded by the coding sequence ATGCTCGCACCCTTCTACTCCGCCTGCCCAGTCTGCAATGAGACCGGATCCCGACCGGTCGTTGCGTTCCAAGAGCTGAGCTACGGCCGTTGCACGGGCTGTGGGCTCATCTACAAGCGGGAGCAGAAGCCAGGTCTGGGCGAGGGCTACGAAGAGAAGTACTTCAAGCACAACCGCGCGAAGTACCTGAGCCGCTGGGACCACCGGGTGCGCAAGTGCCTGAGGCAGGTGCTGGTGTGCCTGGAGTACGCGCCGCACGCGAAGGACCTGCTGGATGTGGGGTGTTCCGCGGGCTACGTGTTGGAGGCAGCGCAGCGAGCAGGCTTGAAGGCCACGGGGCTGGACTACTCCCAGTTCACGGTGAACCTCTGCCGCGAGCGAGGCTACACCGCCGAATACGGCTCGCTGACACAGATGCCGTTCCCGGACGCGTCCTTCGACATCATCACGTTGAAGCACACGCTGGAGCACGTGGATCAGCCCATGGATGGGCTGCGAGAAATCCAGCGCGTGTTGAGGCCAGGAGGCGTGGCCTTCGTCATCGTGCCGGACGCGGCCTACTACAAGATCATCGTGATGCCCCGGAAGGGCCGCTCGTTCCGCCCGGACCGGCGAGGCTGGCAGCACCACGTCTACTTCTACGAGCACAACCTCGCGGACGCCTGCGCCAGGGCCGGAATGCAGCCCGTGAAGGCAGGCAAGGACATCCTGCGCCGGAGACTGGCGAAGGGCCTCCGAGCCCCCTACGAATACGCACGCTTCGCCTTCCTCTGGGCCTGGGTCCAGGTCTGCCGGCTGACGCACATGCGCAGGGAAATCCAGGTCATCGCCCAGAAGCCCAACGCAGACGCACAGCTCCCCGCCCCGCACGCCGAAGCCGCCTGA
- a CDS encoding multidrug effflux MFS transporter, whose amino-acid sequence MTTATPKLSRSTEGAGLIILLGALIGFGPLSIDMYLPAFPAIGESLRATAGEVERTLAAFFAGLAVGQLFAGPVSDRFGRTKPLYVGLVLYVLGSIGCATAPSAEFLAACRFVQALGGSVGMVTTRAVVRDLHSGAAAARMMSRLVLVMGLAPILAPLLGGWVLRAAGWRAIFGSHAVIGLIALGAAFAILPETAPPRSGATPSKPFQAMWSITKAPDFLGPALAAALAQAGMFAYIGGSPFVFITLHGVKPEHFGWFFGANAAGLVAVSQLNHWLLARSSPERVLKLAVRIAALAGLALVTVASTGVGGLWGIALSLFVFVSTLGAITPNATALAMEQHAKQAGIASAVLGALQFMLAAGASATVSASHDGTARPMALGVAIAALLALGALSLAKRAPAH is encoded by the coding sequence ATGACGACCGCCACGCCCAAGCTGTCCCGCTCCACAGAGGGAGCCGGGCTGATCATCCTCCTGGGGGCGCTCATCGGCTTCGGGCCGCTGTCCATCGACATGTACCTGCCGGCGTTCCCCGCCATCGGCGAGTCACTGCGAGCGACAGCAGGAGAGGTGGAGCGCACGCTGGCGGCGTTCTTCGCGGGGCTCGCGGTGGGGCAGCTCTTCGCGGGACCGGTGAGCGACCGCTTCGGCCGCACGAAGCCGCTCTACGTGGGCCTCGTGCTCTACGTGCTGGGCTCCATCGGCTGCGCGACGGCGCCATCGGCGGAATTCCTGGCGGCGTGCCGGTTCGTGCAGGCGTTGGGTGGCTCGGTGGGAATGGTGACGACAAGGGCCGTCGTGAGGGACCTGCACTCGGGAGCAGCGGCGGCGAGGATGATGTCGCGCCTGGTGCTGGTGATGGGCCTGGCGCCCATCCTGGCCCCGCTGCTGGGCGGCTGGGTGCTGCGAGCCGCGGGCTGGCGAGCCATCTTCGGAAGCCACGCGGTCATCGGCCTCATCGCGCTGGGAGCGGCATTCGCCATCCTGCCGGAGACAGCGCCTCCGAGGAGCGGAGCCACCCCGTCCAAACCCTTCCAGGCGATGTGGAGCATCACGAAGGCGCCAGACTTCCTGGGGCCTGCGCTGGCTGCGGCGCTCGCGCAGGCAGGGATGTTCGCGTACATCGGCGGTTCGCCCTTCGTGTTCATCACGTTGCACGGCGTGAAGCCGGAGCACTTCGGCTGGTTCTTCGGAGCGAACGCCGCCGGGCTGGTGGCGGTGTCGCAGCTCAATCACTGGCTTCTGGCGCGCTCCTCGCCGGAGCGGGTGTTGAAGCTGGCGGTGCGAATCGCCGCGCTGGCGGGGCTGGCCCTGGTGACGGTGGCATCGACAGGCGTTGGCGGGCTGTGGGGCATCGCGCTGTCGCTGTTCGTGTTCGTCTCCACATTGGGAGCCATCACGCCCAACGCGACAGCCCTGGCGATGGAGCAGCACGCGAAGCAGGCAGGCATCGCGTCAGCGGTGCTGGGAGCGCTGCAGTTCATGCTGGCGGCGGGAGCCTCCGCGACCGTGAGCGCAAGCCACGACGGCACCGCGAGGCCCATGGCCCTGGGAGTCGCCATCGCCGCCCTGCTCGCCCTGGGAGCACTGAGCCTGGCGAAGCGAGCCCCCGCGCACTGA